A portion of the Gossypium arboreum isolate Shixiya-1 chromosome 8, ASM2569848v2, whole genome shotgun sequence genome contains these proteins:
- the LOC108468956 gene encoding 60S ribosomal protein L26-1-like produces MKYNPSVSSSRRKNRKAHFTAPSSVRRLLMSAPLTSELRSKYNVRSMPVRKDDEVQVVRGTYKGREGKVVQVYRRKWLIHIERITREKVNGSTVNVGVNPSKVVITKLRLDKDRKSLLDRKAKGRVAADKDKGTKFSAEDIMQSID; encoded by the coding sequence ATGAAGTACAACCCTAGCGTCTCCTCTTCACGGCGCAAGAACCGTAAGGCCCATTTCACGGCGCCGTCAAGCGTCCGCCGACTCCTAATGAGTGCTCCACTGACATCGGAGCTGCGGTCCAAGTACAACGTCCGGTCCATGCCGGTTCGCAAGGACGACGAGGTCCAAGTCGTACGTGGAACATACAAAGGCCGGGAAGGGAAAGTGGTTCAAGTATACCGTCGCAAATGGTTGATCCACATCGAGCGAATCACTCGGGAGAAGGTCAATGGGTCAACCGTCAATGTTGGGGTCAACCCTTCGAAAGTGGTGATTACGAAGCTGAGACTCGATAAGGACCGGAAGAGTTTGTTGGACCGGAAAGCCAAAGGAAGGGTCGCCGCCGATAAGGATAAAGGTACTAAGTTTAGTGCTGAGGATATTATGCAGAGTATTGATTGA
- the LOC108467850 gene encoding riboflavin biosynthesis protein PYRR, chloroplastic isoform X1 yields the protein MALSFAVVASSSSIMCKATNANNHSHLQDLSYIKRAALISDKSAGFTSPHPNFGCVIVTPSAEVVGEAYLYAQGTKPAEVLAVEAAGELCRGATAYVNMEPGDCHGDHTAVSALVQAGITRAVIGMRHPLQHLRGNAIRAFRSQGLQVDVLGEDMQSKLVEEARKACLLVNLPFVYRAASRVPFSVLKYAMTLDGKIAASSGHAAWISSKLSRNRVFELRGRSDAIIVGGNTVRRDNPRLTARHGGGHMPIRIVLSQSLDLPEEANLWDLSDVSTVVVTQRGARRSFQRYLASKGVEVVELDILNPRDVMEYFHDRGYLSILWECGGTLAASAISSGVIHKVFAFVAPKIIGGKNAPSPVGELGMVEMSQALDLIDVCFEQIGPDMLISGFLQPIPDLTPTIPSEDETFAIDPTVAPFETSIIFFYKTWDLYGAFSNFSPHTIQMPDEDGNYVTWFSVEHYYQANKFIGVINPLAQDCIDKIKSAKSPEEAARMGRLTQRRHPHLVRSDWESVKIDVMYRALKCKFSIYPHLNSMLLSTAGSVLVEASPHDLFWGGGRDGEGLNYLGRLLMKLRSEFLGESSAASENTCIAL from the exons ATGGCGCTCTCATTTGCAGTTGTAGCTTCCTCATCTTCAATAATGTGCAAAGCTACTAACGCCAACAACCATTCGCATCTTCAAGACCTATCGTACATCAAACGCGCCGCCCTTATATCCGACAAGTCTGCTGGGTTTACTTCCCCGCACCCAAATTTTGGATGCGTTATTGTTACACCCTCGGCCGAGGTGGTTGGGGAAGCTTACTTGTATGCCCAAGGTACAAAGCCGGCGGAGGTTCTGGCAGTTGAGGCCGCCGGCGAACTGTGTAGAGGCGCGACCGCTTATGTTAATATGGAGCCTGGAGATTGCCATGGGGATCACACCGCCGTCTCCGCTCTTGTTCAG GCAGGGATCACAAGGGCTGTTATTGGAATGAGGCATCCTCTGCAGCATCTAAGAGGAAATGCTATACGTGCATTTAGGAGCCAAGGTTTGCAGGTTGATGTTCTTGGAGAGGATATGCAAAGTAAACTTGTGGAG GAAGCTCGAAAGGCATGTCTCCTtgtcaacttaccttttgtttaTAGAGCTGCTTCTCGTGTTCCATTTTCTGTTCTCAAGTATGCAATGACCCTTGATG GTAAAATAGCTGCAAGTAGTGGACATGCGGCATGGATAAGTAGCAAGTTGTCTAGGAATCGAGTTTTTGAGTTACGGGGTAGAAGCGATGCCATTATAGTTGGAGGGAACACTGTGCGTAGGGACA ACCCAAGACTGACAGCAAGACATGGAGGTGGGCATATGCCAATTCGAATTGTACTGTCTCAATCGCTTGATCTTCCTGAGGAGGCAAATCTTTGGGACCTATCTGATGTATCTACTGTAGTTGTAACACAAAGGGGAGCAAGGAGGAGTTTCCAGAGATATCTTGCATCTAAAGGAGTTGAGGTAGTGGAGTTAGACATCTTAAACCCTAGGGATGTAATGGAATATTTTCATGACCGTGGATACCTCTCCATTTTATGGGAGTGTGGAGGAACTCTAGCTGCATCTGCTATTTCATCGGGTGTAATACACAAG GTTTTTGCATTTGTTGCTCCTAAAATTATTGGTGGGAAGAATGCTCCTTCTCCTGTGGGTGAGCTTGGGATGGTTGAGATGTCTCAAGCACTGGATTTGATTGACGTTTGCTTTGAGCAG ATTGGACCTGATATGCTCATCAGTGGATTTCTTCAGCCTATACCAGATTTAACGCCCACTATTCCTTCAGAAGATGAAACCTTTGCTATTGACCCTACTGTTGCTCCTTTTGAGACAAGCATCATATTCTTCTATAAAACATGGGATCTTTATGGCGCCTTCTCAAATTTTTCTCCTCATACAATTCAAATGCCCGATGAAGATGGTAATTATGTCACTTGGTTTAGCGTAGAGCATTATTACCAG GCAAACAAGTTCATCGGAGTCATCAATCCTCTAGCACAGGATTGCATAGACAAAATAAAATCAGCAAAAAGTCCAGAGGAAGCAGCACGAATGGGAAGGCTAACACAGCGGCGACACCCTCATCTG GTGAGATCTGATTGGGAAAGTGTGAAGATTGATGTTATGTATAGGGCACTAAAATGCAAGTTCTCGATATATCCTCACTTGAATTCCATGTTGCTATCGACTGCCGGGTCAGTCCTAGTTGAAGCTTCGCCTCATGACCTTTTCTGGGGTGGTGGGCGGGATGGTGAAGGCCTGAATTATCTTGGCAGGCTGCTGATGAAGTTGAGGTCAGAGTTTCTTGGTGAATCATCTGCTGCAAGTGAAAACACCTGCATAGCTTTATGA
- the LOC108467850 gene encoding riboflavin biosynthesis protein PYRR, chloroplastic isoform X2, whose translation MRHPLQHLRGNAIRAFRSQGLQVDVLGEDMQSKLVEEARKACLLVNLPFVYRAASRVPFSVLKYAMTLDGKIAASSGHAAWISSKLSRNRVFELRGRSDAIIVGGNTVRRDNPRLTARHGGGHMPIRIVLSQSLDLPEEANLWDLSDVSTVVVTQRGARRSFQRYLASKGVEVVELDILNPRDVMEYFHDRGYLSILWECGGTLAASAISSGVIHKVFAFVAPKIIGGKNAPSPVGELGMVEMSQALDLIDVCFEQIGPDMLISGFLQPIPDLTPTIPSEDETFAIDPTVAPFETSIIFFYKTWDLYGAFSNFSPHTIQMPDEDGNYVTWFSVEHYYQANKFIGVINPLAQDCIDKIKSAKSPEEAARMGRLTQRRHPHLVRSDWESVKIDVMYRALKCKFSIYPHLNSMLLSTAGSVLVEASPHDLFWGGGRDGEGLNYLGRLLMKLRSEFLGESSAASENTCIAL comes from the exons ATGAGGCATCCTCTGCAGCATCTAAGAGGAAATGCTATACGTGCATTTAGGAGCCAAGGTTTGCAGGTTGATGTTCTTGGAGAGGATATGCAAAGTAAACTTGTGGAG GAAGCTCGAAAGGCATGTCTCCTtgtcaacttaccttttgtttaTAGAGCTGCTTCTCGTGTTCCATTTTCTGTTCTCAAGTATGCAATGACCCTTGATG GTAAAATAGCTGCAAGTAGTGGACATGCGGCATGGATAAGTAGCAAGTTGTCTAGGAATCGAGTTTTTGAGTTACGGGGTAGAAGCGATGCCATTATAGTTGGAGGGAACACTGTGCGTAGGGACA ACCCAAGACTGACAGCAAGACATGGAGGTGGGCATATGCCAATTCGAATTGTACTGTCTCAATCGCTTGATCTTCCTGAGGAGGCAAATCTTTGGGACCTATCTGATGTATCTACTGTAGTTGTAACACAAAGGGGAGCAAGGAGGAGTTTCCAGAGATATCTTGCATCTAAAGGAGTTGAGGTAGTGGAGTTAGACATCTTAAACCCTAGGGATGTAATGGAATATTTTCATGACCGTGGATACCTCTCCATTTTATGGGAGTGTGGAGGAACTCTAGCTGCATCTGCTATTTCATCGGGTGTAATACACAAG GTTTTTGCATTTGTTGCTCCTAAAATTATTGGTGGGAAGAATGCTCCTTCTCCTGTGGGTGAGCTTGGGATGGTTGAGATGTCTCAAGCACTGGATTTGATTGACGTTTGCTTTGAGCAG ATTGGACCTGATATGCTCATCAGTGGATTTCTTCAGCCTATACCAGATTTAACGCCCACTATTCCTTCAGAAGATGAAACCTTTGCTATTGACCCTACTGTTGCTCCTTTTGAGACAAGCATCATATTCTTCTATAAAACATGGGATCTTTATGGCGCCTTCTCAAATTTTTCTCCTCATACAATTCAAATGCCCGATGAAGATGGTAATTATGTCACTTGGTTTAGCGTAGAGCATTATTACCAG GCAAACAAGTTCATCGGAGTCATCAATCCTCTAGCACAGGATTGCATAGACAAAATAAAATCAGCAAAAAGTCCAGAGGAAGCAGCACGAATGGGAAGGCTAACACAGCGGCGACACCCTCATCTG GTGAGATCTGATTGGGAAAGTGTGAAGATTGATGTTATGTATAGGGCACTAAAATGCAAGTTCTCGATATATCCTCACTTGAATTCCATGTTGCTATCGACTGCCGGGTCAGTCCTAGTTGAAGCTTCGCCTCATGACCTTTTCTGGGGTGGTGGGCGGGATGGTGAAGGCCTGAATTATCTTGGCAGGCTGCTGATGAAGTTGAGGTCAGAGTTTCTTGGTGAATCATCTGCTGCAAGTGAAAACACCTGCATAGCTTTATGA
- the LOC108468489 gene encoding uncharacterized protein LOC108468489: MSSKEKPTLGGTRIKTRKRNIAAPLDPAAFADAVVQIYLDNAGDLELVPKNLESSDLNFSRYGDTFFEVVFTGGRTQPGTIKPDEGERHPYSVIECEAKRETILPSVIYIQKILRRRPFLIKNLENVMRRFLQSLELFEDNERKKLAIFTALAFSQKLSGLPPETVFQPLLKDNLVVKGLVLSFITDFFKEYLVDNSLDDLISILKRGKMEDNLMDFFPSAKRSPEGFSEHFTKEGLVPLVEYNEKKIFEVKLKEMKSALTTQIAEESDISEVIENVKQRVKDAKLPDIEVVRILWDVIMDAVQWSGKNQQQNANSALRQVKTWARLLNSFCSSGKLELELMYKVQMQCYEDAKLMKLFPEIVKSLYDQDVLAEDTILYWFRKGSNPKGRQTFVKALEPFVNWLEEAEEEE; this comes from the exons ATGAG CTCGAAGGAGAAACCCACTCTcgg TGGTACGCGGATTAAGACCCGCAAACGGAATATTGCTGCACCTCTGGACCCTGCAGCATTTGCTGATGCAGTAGTCCAGATCTATTTGGATAATGCTGGTGATCTG GAACTTGTTCCCAAGAACCTTGAATCTTCTGATCTTAACTTCTCAAGATACGGTGACACTTTCTTTGAG GTTGTTTTCACCGGAGGCCGCACACAACCAGGCACAATCAAACCTGATGAGGGGGAGCGTCACCCTTACTCTGTAATAGAGTGTGAGGCTAAACGTGAAACCATTTTGCCATCTGTGATCTACATACAGAAAATCTTGCGTCGAAGGCCTTTTCTGATAAAGAATCTTGAAAATGTTATGCGAAGATTCTTGCAGTCCTTGGAGCTGTTTGAGGACAATGAAAGGAAGAAGCTTGCAATTTTCACAGCACTTGCTTTTTCCCAGAAGCTATCAGGGCTGCCACCTGAGACTGTGTTCCAGCCACTGCTCAAGGACAATCTTGTGGTCAAAGGGCTAGTTCTTTCATTCATAACAGACTTCTTCAAGGAGTATCTGGTGGATAATAGCCTTGACGATTTAATTTCAATTCTGAAGCGAGGGAAAATGGAGGACAATCTTATGGACTTCTTCCCATCTGCAAAGCGATCCCCTGAAGGTTTCTCTGAACATTTCAC CAAGGAAGGGTTGGTGCCCTTGGTTGAATACAATGAGAAAAAAATATTTGAGGTAAAACTTAAGGAAATGAAGTCTGCTTTGACAACCCAGATAGCAGAAGAATCTGATATATCTGAAGTCATTGAGAATGTCAAACAACGTGTTAAGGATGCTAAATTACCTGATATTGAGGTTGTACGAATTCTTTGGGATGTAATAATGGATGCTGTTCAGTGGTCTGGAAAGAACCAGCAGCAGAATGCCAATTCAGCTTTACGACAG GTCAAAACATGGGCAAGGCTGTTAAATTCGTTCTGCAGCAGTGGAAAACTTGAACTGGAGCTTATGTATAAGGTTCAGATGCAATGCTATGAGGATGCGAAATTGATGAAGCTATTCCCGGAGATTGTGAAGTCTCTCTATGACCAAGATGTCCTTGCGGAAGACACAATTCTTTACTGGTTCCGCAAAGGATCAAATCCAAAGGGCAG GCAAACCTTCGTGAAGGCCCTGGAGCCCTTCGTGAATTGGCTGGAGGAAGCCGAAGAAGAGGAATAA